The Maridesulfovibrio sp. genomic sequence ATCCTTAATTTCGTTATTGCCATTAAACAGGATTGTTTACCTGGAAAGACCTATGCGGGTTTTAGCCTCCAGTTCCAAGGACAATCTGATCCCCAAAACTCCATACATGGCAATTGTCGGGGATTCCTACGCAAAAGGAAATGGGGATTGGTTTCTGGAAGTTGATAAGTCGGAACTTCCCCCGCCACCGTATCAGGCAGCCCACCTTCTGCATGAAATATTCAACGTAGATGTATTACCCATCGGAAGAGCCGGCGGTGATTTTTTACGGACCTACACATCTGATCTGCCCAACCAAATTGATTATATAAATAGTATGTGGCTCTACAGTATGCCTGAGCCGGATATGATATTATTTTATTATTATGCTGGGAATGACTTCGAAGACATTATACACAGAATGGGAAGAAATGCCTACGGAAGTTATGATAAAGACAAGCTGTATGATGAAAAATATTTTCAAGGCTGGATTGATAAATTTTCAGAGAATGATAGAACCTACTTCCCGTTGGTGAACTTTACTTCTGTTGCATACATCGGCAAAGTTACAGCAGACTACCTTGATAAGGCTAAAGATTCTGTTGTAGCTAACTTCGGGGACACAACGGCAGTACCGGATAAAGTAGACTGGTCAAAAGTAAATGTTGTTGAATTTAATGGTCACCCCACTCAGGTAGGGAAACCCATGCAAAATTTTTCATTAGGATTGACTGATGAGGAATTTAAATTCGGTTTCTACATGCTTGACCAGTCATTAGCCTATGTCTGTAAAAAATACCCTCACGCCAAGAAAGCCCTGGTATATATTCCTTCTATGATGGATTGTTATACCTTTGTCTCGCCGCTGGTAATGTCCGAAAAAACGGTTACTGCTGCCGAATGCCGTGAAAACGAGCTTTATATGGAAAAAGAAGTCGGCAACATCGCTGAAAAACATGGACTTCTCTATATAGACACCTCTCCCGGACTCCGCAAAGAAGCTAAAAAAGGGTTTCTGCATGGGCCCATGGATTTTGCTCACTTAAATAAGAAGGGCTACCATATCTTCGCTGACATTATTGCCCACAAACTTCTGCAGGCCGGATGGTTTACCAAGATGAACAAGGTGTCCTATCTGGACGAAAACAAATAAAATCAATTTCCGTAAGATTTAAAGAAGTTAGAACAAAAAAGCGGAGGATTTATGATGAATCCTCCGCTTTAATACATCCTAGCTTAAAATTTTTGTTATCATCTCATACTCCCCTTCCATAAACTCCCATCGACCTCGCAGGGCCGGAAATTCCAAGGACTCATCCAGTCTTTCCAGAAAGTATTCCCGGCTGACTTCTTCAGCACCAAGAGATTTGAGATGATCAGTGGGTTGCTGGCAATCCACAAAATGGAATTCGCGATTTTTCAACCATTGGACGATGTAAGAAAATCCTACCTTCGAGGCATCAGGCTCAAGAAAAAACATGGATTCACCGGAAAAAAACTTACCTAGCGAGACGCCATACAGGCCACCTGCAAGACGTCCCTCCCGGTTCCATACTTCCACGCTATGTGCAAAACCGAGTTTGTGCAGTTTAACATAAGCCTCAATCATTTCAGGCAAAATCCATGTCCCGGCCTGACCTGGACGAAATTTACGAGCACAGTTGGAAATTACATTTTCAAAAGCGCGATCAAAGGTAACCGTATATTCTTTTTTCCTGATCTTACGTCTGACCCGGCGGGAAATATGCAACTTATCAAATTTAAGTATCAAACGAGGATCAAGCGACCACCACAAAATTGGCGAACGTTCATCGTACCACGGAAAAATCCCCGAAGCATAAGCTGAAAGCAACCGCTCTGGACTTAAATCTCCACCAACCGCAAGCAGACCATCCGGCTCCGCTTCATCGGGGTGGGGAAAAATGGGGTCTTCTATCAGTCTGTAAACAACCATAATAATCCTTTGGTATTCGGGCTATCCTCTATAATAAACGATTATTATAATTTGGCAATAGAGTTTGACTTATTATATTGTGCCGCATTTTTATAATCTTCAAAAAAAGAAAAGGAGAAGCCCGAGATGCTTCTCCCTTTAAATTTAACTTATCAATTCAGCTAAGTAATTTTAATTCTTTCCAACCGGCTTAAACTTAAAGCTGAGTTCTTCCTCTTCGCCCTTGCCCTTGGTGCTAACCGTAACTGTTCCGCCCTTAACCAGTCTGCCGAAAAGAATTTCATCAGCAATTTCATCCTTGATGGAAGTCTGGATCAGACGGGCCATGGGTCGTGCTCCGTAAGCAGGATCGTGCCCCTTTTCTGCCAACCAGTGGCGTGCCTTCTTATCAACTTCGATGGAGACCCTGTTTTCCAGAAGCTGGTCATTAAGCTCCTTAATAAACTTAACGACAATGGTTTCCATGACATCAATTTCAAGATGGTTGAAGGGCACAATAGCGTCCAGCCTGTTACGGAATTCAGGACTGAAGATCTTTTCCACGGCCTTGAGGGCACGATCTTTGTCCACTCCGCCCACGCTGGCAGAGCCGAAACCGATTCCGCCTCTGGTCATCTCACGGGCCCCGGCGTTGGAAGTCATAAGCAGCAGAACATGTCTGAAATCTGCCTTACGGCCGTTATTATCGGTAAGGGTTGCATAATCCATTACCTGTAAAAGAATGTTGAAGACATCCTCGTGAGCCTTTTCAATTTCATCAAAAAGAATAACGCAATGAGGATTCTTGCGAACACCTTCGGTAAGCAGACCGCCCTGATCAAAACCGACATACCCCGGAGGCGCACCTATAAGACGGGCCACCGCGTGTTTCTCCATGTATTCACTCATGTCAAAACGCATGAAATGAACGCCCATGGTAGAAGCCAGCTGTCTGGCCAGTTCAGTCTTACCTACCCCGGTGGGACCGGTAAGCAGAAAAGAACCGGTAGGTCTGCCGACCTGCTTCATACCCGCACGGGAACGCAGAATAGCCCGGGTAATGATATCCACAGCCTCGTCCTGTCCGAACACAACAGACTTGAGATTAATATCCAGTTCCTGCAAACGGGAACGGTCGGACATTGTAATCTGTCGAGTGGGAATACGGGCCATCTTGGAGATAACCTTTTCCACATCGGAAACAACAATACGGTTATCCTTACGCTTACGCTGGCTGAGATTGTAAAAAGCCCCGGCTTCATCAATGACATCAATGGCCTTATCAGGCAGAAAACGTTCGTTTATATGCCTTGCAGAAAGCTCCGCAGCAGCCTTGATAGCCGAAGGAGCATAAAACACATTGTGATGTTCTTCGTAATAAGGCTTAAGCCCCTTGAGGATTTCTATGGTTTCCTCAACTGTTGGTTCACTTATGTCAATTTTCTGAAACCTGCGGGAAAGAGCACGGTCCTTTTCAAAATGATTCTTGTATTCTTCATAAGTGGTGGCACCAATACAACGGACTTCGCCGGAAGCTAGAAACGGTTTCAAAATATTGGATGCATCCATGGAACCGCCGCTTACCGCCCCGGCCCCAACGATGGTATGGATTTCATCGACAAAAAGGATTGCCCCTTCCTTGTGCTTAAGCTGGGCCAGCACTCCCTTGAGCCGGGATTCAAAATCACCGCGATACTTGGTTCCGGCCAACAGCGCTCCCATATCAAGAGCAAAGACATCAGTATTCTTAAAAGATGCCGGGACATTTTCTTTGGCAATGGCAAGGGCAAGCCCCTCGGCCATAGCAGTCTTGCCGACACCGGGATCACCGACAAAAATAGGGTTGTTCTTGCGTCTGCGGGAAAGGACCTGCAGAGTACGCTCAACCTCAAGATCACGTCCGATGAGCGGATCAATCTTACCGTCCCGCGCACGCTGTGTAAGGTTGGAAGTGAATTCTTCCAGCGGGGACTTCTTATCGTCCTTGCCGCCGGAGGGCTTACCTTCAGGGGAAGAGCTGCCAGCTCCGTGCCGGGGATTGGGGCTGATGTCCAATCCATCGGCCCATCCGCTTTCGCTCATGGAATGTGAAATATATTCAAGAATATCAAGGCGCGAAATATCATGGGTCTTGAGGAAATAGACCGCATAGGAATCCTCCTCCTCAAACATGGCAGCAATCACATCACCGACCTCGACCACATCCTTTCCGGCGGCTTTCTTCTGCCAGATAGCCCTTTGCAGAACGCGTCTTACGCCCAGAGTCTGAATGACTTCAGTGTCAACACCCGAGGGCAGGGGTTCAAGATTTTCATCAAAAAAACGTTCCAGCTGACTGCGGAGCCTGGAGAGCTCTGCCCCGCACCCGGCAAGGATGTCCGCTCCCATCTCCTCCTGAAGGACCGCATAAAGCAGATGTTCAAGAGTAAGGAATTCGTGATTTCTGAGCCTGACTTCGTTAACCGCAGAAGTCAATGCCTGTTCTAATGCCTTGCTGAGCATACTAGACCTCTTCGATTGTGCATTTCAGCGGGTAGCCTGCCTGCTGCGCAAGCTGCTTGACCATCTCAACGCGTGTTTCAGCAACTTCTGCCGTATAAACTCCACACACCCCGACTCCGTCATTATGGACCCTGAGCATTATCTGCGTGGATTCCTCTTCTGTTTTCCTGAAAACCTGCATAAGCACGGCTACAACGAATTCCATGGAAGTATAATCATCATTGTGCAGCAGCACCCTGAACTTCCTGGGTTCTTTAAGCTCGTCCTCAAGCAGTACATCCGACTCAAAATTTTCTTTATATTCAGCCATATTTCTTAGTTTTTAAATATTTTTATGTTTGACTATACTTAACAATAAGAACAATTTCCCCACCTGTCGAGGAAGAATTAATAATTTTTAAGCTGGGAAAACATTTAATCTCTATAAAACTGTCAGGTTAAAGCAATTTCTTAACTTCATCAGCACTGAAGACAAAATTTTCATCCTGCTCAAGTCCGGCTTCATTTCTGTAGTCTCGATTCAACTCATGGTATGTTTTTTTACTTGCATCTTCGGAGTTTAGTCCAAGCAGATCGGCACAAGCCAGAATTTTGTCTTCCATTCCCTCAATTTCAATAAACGGGCCAAAAGGAAGAAGATCAAGACAAATGTGGCAGTCCGCAAACTTCCACTCTTCCCTTATTTTTTCATAACAGAAGACCGGCTCATACCCCAAAACCTGTAAAGCCGCCACAGTCTCATCAAAATTCGAAACCTCGGTTTCATGCTCAATATAGACCTTGGCCTTGCCCGACACAGGATCAGCAGGAATACGCTTGACGGTCATAGTCACATTTTCCGCCTGCCGTACCCGTAACAATGCCGATCTTTTAAAAAGAGTACGTCCCGGATCATCAAGCACAATGTTACGTTCATAATGTCTGGTCAGGTGTTTACCACCCAACTTTTCCATAATCCTCCGTGCCTTGCCGTGATCAGCATTCAGGTATTTCAATTCTATTTCAAGGGCCATTTTACTTTTCTCTCTCAGCTTGAAGTGCTACAAACAAAAAATAAACAAACGTTACAGAAGGATATCATGCATAAATATTTATATATCGCTGCAGGCGGAGCTGCCGGAAGCCTCTGCCGTTATCTGGCCTCAGGTGTGGTTCAAAAAATGGTCGACTCATCCTTTCCGGCAGGGACATTTGCAGTCAACATGATCGGATGCCTTTTATTCGGGCTGGTAAACGGTATATTTGAGGATCGCCTCGGCTTTCCACCTGAGATGCGACTCCTGATCCTGACCGGATTCATGGGAGCCTTTACCACTTTTTCCACCTACATGTTCGAATCAGCCAGTCTGGTCAAATCCGGACAATGGGCCATGACAGCAATGAATATAGGCGGCCAAAGCATTCTTGGTTTTTTCTGCATTATAGGCGGACTGGCACTGGGCAGACTGATCGTTTCCTGATTTTTAAAAATTCTATTACACGGAGAAGCTGATATGACTTTAACCGAAAAGGCTGTAAGACTCAAAATTTTCACCGGTGAGGAAAATCGGCTCAAACACCGCCCCCTCTATGAAGTAATTGTTGAAGAAGCCCGCAAACAGGGACTCGTCGGAGCATCTGTCTACAGGGGGGTTATGGGTTACGGAGCAAACAGTCAGGTTCGCACCACTTCGATTCTAAGGCTTTCAGAAGACCTGCCATTAATCATCGAAATCATTGATAAACCAGAAAAAGTAGAAAAAATGATTGAGTTCCTGGCTGAAAACATGACAGAAGGACTGGTCACCTCCGAAGAGGTGAACGTAGTCATTCATAAACATAATGAAGGTGAAAAACAGTAAGAATCAGTCTCAGCGGTTGCAAAGACTGACAACCGCCCCCGGGATGTTCTTAAGTGGCATAACCTTATCCACCCCGCCAAGCTTGATTGCCTCCTGCGGCATGCCGAAGACTACGCAGGAGGCTTCATCCTGCGCTATGCAATGAGTTCCTACATCGTGCATTTCTTTCATGCCCTTTGCTCCGTCATCACCCATTCCGGTCATGATAACCGCAACTGCATTCTTTCCGGCACTTGCAGCACCGGACCGAAAAAGCACATCGACAGATGGCCTATGGCGGCTGACCAGCGGACCGTCTTTAATCTCCACATAATAGCGGGCTCCGGAACGCTTGAGGAGCATGTGTTTATTACCCGGTGCGATCAAAGCCTGCCCTCTTAACATACTGTCTCCGTCCTGTGCCTCTTTTACTGTTATCCGGCAAATTGTATTCAGTCTTGAAGCAAATGCAGCCGTAAATTTCTCCGGCATATGCTGAACAATAGCTATCCCCGGACAATCAAGGGGCATACTTTGCAGAAAACTCTGAATAGCCTCGGTCCCACCGGTGGAGGCACCCACAAGAACCACCTTTTCAGTGGTCTGCAAAGTAGTAGTTCTGGGACGGGACTTCGGCAGAACCGCATCCGCGGTAAGCTTGGGCTGAACTGTCATGGGCCGTGCTGAAAGTTTGCTCGGCTTGGTCATGGCCGCAGCCTTGACTACATCGCAAACCCTGATGCTTGATTCATCAAAAAACTTCTTGGTACCGATTTTCGGTTTGGTAATCACATCAATGGCCCCGTATTCAATCGCCTTCATATACGCGTCGGACCCCTGCTCAGTAAGGGTGGAACAGATAACCACCGGAATGGGGTGCTGCGTCATCAATTTGCGCAAAAAGGTCAACCCGTCCATTTTGGGCATTTCAATATCGAGAGTAATCACATCAGGGACAATCCGTTTCATGATTTCCGCAGCAGCGAAAGGATCACCGGCACTGCCAATAACTTCTATGGAAGAATCAGTAGAAAAAAGCTGCTGCAATGCCTGACGAACCAATGCAGAATCGTCTACAATCAAAACCTTTGTCTTCTTCATTACCTAAACCTTTTGATAAACAGTGGGAGCAATCTGCCTGACAGGAAGTTCCATCCCGGAAATGCTTTCGGAATGTCCGATGAACAGGTAACCGCCTTTGGACAATGTAGAACAAAATTTTTGAAACAACTTATATTGAGTCGCCCTATCAAAATATATGACAACATTACGACAAAAAATTATATCTTTTTGATCCTTGAAAGGAAAAGGCTCCATAAAATTAAGCCGTCTGAAATCAACTTTTTTACGTAATTCTGGAACCACACGGACAAGCGGCTTGTTCTTATCCTTGCTTTTGAGCAAATACTTTCTTTTCATGACCATAGGAACCACATCCACCTTACTCATGGGATATACGGCATTCATGGCCTTACGCAATATATCAGTGGAAATGTCTGTAGCCATCAACGAATATTTAAAATTTCGATTATTCTCCGTAAATTCCTCTAAAACCATACACAAAGTGTAAGGTTCTTCCCCGCTGGAACATCCGGCGGACCAGAGTTTTAACGGTCTTTTGTTACGCTGGCACAAATCAGGCAGGACAGTGCGGAGCAGGAGTTCAAAATGTTTCGGCTCCCGAAAAAAATCCGTGGTATTTGTGGTTACCACATCAATCAGCTGAGTCAGTTCCCTTTCAAATCCACCGGGGCTGAAAAGAAAATCACAATATTGCGAATGCTCAGACAAACCAAGAGCACGCAATCTTTTCTGGAGACGGGCTTCCAGCATGGTTTTCTTGGAAGGAGGCATCTTGATCCCGAATTCTTCTTTAATAAGCTTACTGAATTTCGCAAAATCAGCATCGCTCATTTTAGGAGTCAATCCGACCAAATTACTATCGGTCCCCTTTTTATTGTTTTTCAAAACCATCAGCCAGCCGCCTTTACTTCTGCCAATACAGTCCGGAAAAGTTTCGGAATATCAAGAATCAAGGCAAGGGTTCCATCTCCCTTGATGGTCGCGCCTGAAATACCCTCCACATCCCTGTAAACACGCCCGAGACTTTTAATTACGGTCTGATGCTCACCAATAACGGTATCCACCACAACCCCGATCCTGCTGCCGTCCAGTCCGGTAATAACTATCTGTTCAATAGGCGGAGAATCACCTTCCACCTCAAACCATTCACGGATTCTGATATACGGAACAATCTCCCCGCGCAGGTTCACAAACTGCTGACCGTTAGCCTCTTCTACATCCTTATTGGTTAACTCCACGCACTCTTCAACGAGAGAAAGCGGAATAACAAAATAATCATCACCCACCCTCACCTGCAGCCCGTCGATAATAGCAAGCGTCAAGGGCAGCCTGATGGTAATTACCGTACCTCTGCCCTCTTTACTGTTAATGTCAATGCTGCCGCGCAGGGTATCAATAGCACGCTTGACTACATCCATTCCTACCCCGCGCCCGGAAACATTAGTCACGCTTTTAGCCGTTGAAAATCCGGGCTCGAAAATAAGATTGAAAATTTCCTTATCAGAAAGATCCTGATCAGCAGATATAAGACCTTTCTCAACCGCTTTGCTCCTGATGGCCTCCTTGGACATGCCTTTGCCGTCGTCCTCAATAAGAATCATGACATCACCGCCGGAATGTTCAGCAGAAAGGGTAATGCTGCCCCTACGGGACTTGCCCTTTGCGCTGCGTGTCTCCGGATCTTCGATCCCATGGTCAATAGAATTGCGGAGCAGATGCACAAGAGGATCACCGAGCCTCTCAATCACAGTTTTATCCAGTTCGGTTTCAGCACCATTGGTATGCAGATCGATTTCTTTTCCCAGATCTTCTGACAGGTCACGCACCAACCTTCTGAACTTGCTGAAAGTAGTACCTATGGGCAGCATGCGTATTCCAAGGGTGCTGTCTCTTAGTTCATCAGAAAGACGCTCCAATTCCTCGGAAAGCGCAGTCAGGGAAGGGTCAGCTTTGGAACTGACTACCTGACTGATCTGGGCCTGAACAATAACCAACTCACCGACAAGATCCACAAGATAGTCCAATTTTTCGGCAGAAACCCTGATTGAAGACGCGGCATCAACCTTATTACGGGTCTTTCTGGAAGCGGTCTTAAATTCCTTGGCAGCATTCTGCTCGGCAAGGGCACTGTTAATCTTCTCTTTGCTGACCACACCTTTTTCGGCAAGCAATTCACCAAGCGGTTTCTGGTCTGCAAGCACGGCATCAATTGTTTCTGAAGGCACATCGCCCCTTTCCACAAGAATTTCGCCGAGCTTTTTCACGGGACACGCCTCGCCCGTCTTTATCATTTCATCAAGATCATCAGCATCATCAACAGCCCCAAAAAGATCTGCAAAATCCTCACGAGCCACTTCCCGGACATTCACTGAAACCGGGATATCAGTAAAAAAGAATATTTCCTCAACAGACATGGAATCGGCGTCACTCTCAAATACAATATCCCACCATGTCTCTTTCTCTTTATGAAGATTCTTGGAGCGAATATCCCCCAAACGTTCGAGTTCCTGCAATAATGAATCAAGACTCTCCTCTTCAACATCATTTCCCGCAGAAACCTTAATTATTATCTGGTACAGGCTCCTCAAAGGCAAATCTTCCGACTTGCCATCTTCCGGTGCATCTGCAGCTGGATCCAGCTCAGCTTCGGCGGTTGAAACATCGTCTTCGGCCTCCTCTTCACCAAGAGCACCTGCAGCAACATCCCTCAACCCATCCAATATTCCATTGCCAACACTTGAATCACCTTCCCCGGATGCAGATTCCAGCATGGAATAAATATGATCACGAGCAGAAAGGGACAAGGTAAGCAAAGGTTTAGATATGGGTAGTTCCCCGTTCCTGACCATATCAAATACGGTTTCCACCTCATGTGTAAATTCCGCAATGGCCTCAAAACCGAACATGGAACCGGACCCTTTGATTGTATGCAATGCCCTGAAAACACGATTTATTATATCCATATCATCAGGAACATCCTCAAGCTCAAGCAAGGAAGTCTCCAATTCACCCAGCAATTCGTACGCTTCTTCTTTGAATACTTGAGTTGTCATATCATCAGACATAAAAAAATCTCCAAGTCATTTGAATGAGCTGATAAACACTACTATTTTTAAACATTTAATCAATTTCAATCAAGAAGTATAATTATCAAACAGGTAAAAAAACAAAAAAAGACTCTTTGATATCAAAGAGCCTTGTATATTTTATATTTATAATCAAAAAAAGCTATCCGTAAATTGATTAAAGCTACAACTTCCTGCGCCGGGCAAGCATCCTAAGAGTCTTGCGTCTACGGTAACGGCGAATAAAGTAAAGTGCAATGAAATATGAAATTACAGCCAAGGGTAAGCCAAGCACAAATCCACCGAAGATAAGGATCGTCACACCCTGCCAGCCTATATCCATGAAATCTGAAACCTGCCACGCTGCCGGATCAAAAGCAATATCGATAGGCAGAAAGAAAGTCCCGATCTTGAATTGCACGTAGTAAAAAAGCAGCCAGTTGAAGGGATTTGATATCCAAGTGGCAATTGCAGCGGCAATCTTGCTGCTGCGGGTGATAAAAGCCATTACCACTGCGATAACTGTCTGCAGCGGCAATCCCGGGATAACCGGGAAACATCCCCCGAACACCCCGCAGGCGATCCCCATGGCAATAGTATGGGGCGAAGCATTAATTCGCATCACCTTGAGATAATACAATTTGAAAAGCCGTTTGAGCTTATCCGTCCTGCTGTGATTTCTCTGCATCAACTTCCCTTTGCTGATTATTTTTCACTTGTTCCCATCTCTGTACCGGATCAATCCAGAACATCGAAGCTATGGAATTTCATGGCAAAACCGGCTCTGCCCTGAGTAGCCGACCTGAGCTCGGTGGAAAACCCGAACATATTTCGCAGAGGCGACAAAGCCTGCACTATCTTCTGGCTGTTGCGGTCCAGCATATTTTCAATGCGTGCTCCTTTGGCACCCAGCAAACCGATAACATCGCCTACAAATTCTTCGGGAACAGAAACTTCCACGTCCATTATCGGTTCCATAAGCTTAGGCGATGAGGCAGCCAGAGCGGCCTTGAGAGCCCGACCCGCAGCCATATGGTAGCCGGGAACGCTGGAGTCACCGTCCCGTCGGCGCAATTCCAGAATGCGCACTTTCACATCCTGAACCGGAAAACCCTTTATCACTCCACTTTGCAGACCGTCATCAATCCCCTCTGCGACAGCATCCAGCCAATCAGAAGGCCACTCTTGCGAATCGATTTCGAAAACAATATCCCGGCCGGAACCACGCTCCTTAGGTTCAACCGCCAGGCGGACATATCCATAATGCTTATCCTCACCGAGAATTTTATCAAATTCTTCTTCAGCTTCAGCATTCCTGCCCGGAACTTCCTGATAAACAACCTGAGGTTTACCAGATCTGGGATCGAGTTTGTACTCCCGTCTCATACGGTCCAGAACAACTTCAAGATGAAGTTCTCCCATACCAGAAAGGAGAATCTGCCCGGTATCTTCATCCGTATTGAGAGCTAGAGTCGGGTCTTCCTGAAGATACTTATCAAGCACTTCTTCAAGTTTATCGGATTCATCCACATTACGCGGCTCAATGGCCATTGATATAACCGGCTTGTACATCTCGATCTGTTCCAGCACCAGCGGAGTTTCCGCAGTGGATAGAGTGTCTCCGGTGCGGGTATCCTTCAGGCCTGCAGCTCCGACAATATCACCGACCCCGGCCACATCAAGACGTTCCTTACGTCCGGCATGCATTTTAAAAAGACGGGCAACTCGCTCATCTTTTCCCTGCGTGAAGTTCTTTACCGTATCTCCGGCCTCGATTTTGCCGGAATAAATACGCATCAGTACCATTTTACGCCCTGAATCCATGACGACCTTGAAAGCAAGAGCCTGAAAAGGACCGCCTGCAACAGGTTCAACAACCTGCTCAACCCCGGTTTTAGGATTTATCCCACTAACTTTCGAAGCTTCCAGCGGGCTGGGTAAAAATTTTCCGACCCCGTCCATCAAAGGCTGTACACCCACATTTTTCAGCGCCGATCCTGCAAAAACCGGAACAAGCTTTAACCCAAGGGTTGCCTTGCGGATTATTTCATCAATGTATGACGGATCAATATCATCTTCCAGATAGCGTTCCATGAACTCGTCATCAACTTCTGAAAGCGTATCGCACATACGTTCCCGCCAAGGAGCGATAAATTCTTCATCCCGTTCATCCAGATCAAGCACATCAAATTCTTCACCATTGCTGTCCGGGTCAAAGACAAGCTTTTTCATGCGGATCACATCATAAACAGCACCGAATTCATCCCCGGAACCGTCAGGTATCTGCACGGGCAGGCTTTTTATCCCGAGTTTTGCGGACATGGCCTCAAGCACCGCTTCGAAATCTGCGCCAAGACGGTCCATTTTGTTGATGAATACCAGCTTGGGAACAGAGTAAGCCTCGCTCTGGCGCCAGACAGTTTCTGACTGCGGTTCAACTCCGCCGACAGCACAGAAGACTCCTACGGCCCCATCCAGTACACGTAGCGAGCGCTCCACTTCAATAGTGAAATCCACATGTCCGGGAGTATCGATAATGTTAATCGTTTTATCACCCCAGTAGCAGGTGGTCACTGCTGAAGTAATAGTGATGCCGCGCTCCTGCTCTTCAGGCATGTAATCCATGGTGGCCGTACCTTCGTGGACTTCTCCCAATCTGTGGATACGGCCTGAAAAATAAAGCATGCGCTCAGTCACCGTAGTTTTACCGGCATCAATATGAGCAATAATTCCAATATTTCGTATTTTTCCAATACCTTTTGCAGAAAAATCAGGCTTAACGTTCACGGACCACCTTCCCTTTCTAAAACTTATTCAGCAACAGCAAGAGCAACACATTCACGCTTGAAAAAAGAACTGTTAAAACCGTTCCACAACCAGCAGCCTTCCTGACCATGGGCCAAAACGATGTTAAAAGTCATC encodes the following:
- the fusA gene encoding elongation factor G; amino-acid sequence: MNVKPDFSAKGIGKIRNIGIIAHIDAGKTTVTERMLYFSGRIHRLGEVHEGTATMDYMPEEQERGITITSAVTTCYWGDKTINIIDTPGHVDFTIEVERSLRVLDGAVGVFCAVGGVEPQSETVWRQSEAYSVPKLVFINKMDRLGADFEAVLEAMSAKLGIKSLPVQIPDGSGDEFGAVYDVIRMKKLVFDPDSNGEEFDVLDLDERDEEFIAPWRERMCDTLSEVDDEFMERYLEDDIDPSYIDEIIRKATLGLKLVPVFAGSALKNVGVQPLMDGVGKFLPSPLEASKVSGINPKTGVEQVVEPVAGGPFQALAFKVVMDSGRKMVLMRIYSGKIEAGDTVKNFTQGKDERVARLFKMHAGRKERLDVAGVGDIVGAAGLKDTRTGDTLSTAETPLVLEQIEMYKPVISMAIEPRNVDESDKLEEVLDKYLQEDPTLALNTDEDTGQILLSGMGELHLEVVLDRMRREYKLDPRSGKPQVVYQEVPGRNAEAEEEFDKILGEDKHYGYVRLAVEPKERGSGRDIVFEIDSQEWPSDWLDAVAEGIDDGLQSGVIKGFPVQDVKVRILELRRRDGDSSVPGYHMAAGRALKAALAASSPKLMEPIMDVEVSVPEEFVGDVIGLLGAKGARIENMLDRNSQKIVQALSPLRNMFGFSTELRSATQGRAGFAMKFHSFDVLD
- a CDS encoding DUF2062 domain-containing protein, producing the protein MQRNHSRTDKLKRLFKLYYLKVMRINASPHTIAMGIACGVFGGCFPVIPGLPLQTVIAVVMAFITRSSKIAAAIATWISNPFNWLLFYYVQFKIGTFFLPIDIAFDPAAWQVSDFMDIGWQGVTILIFGGFVLGLPLAVISYFIALYFIRRYRRRKTLRMLARRRKL
- a CDS encoding chemotaxis protein CheA encodes the protein MSDDMTTQVFKEEAYELLGELETSLLELEDVPDDMDIINRVFRALHTIKGSGSMFGFEAIAEFTHEVETVFDMVRNGELPISKPLLTLSLSARDHIYSMLESASGEGDSSVGNGILDGLRDVAAGALGEEEAEDDVSTAEAELDPAADAPEDGKSEDLPLRSLYQIIIKVSAGNDVEEESLDSLLQELERLGDIRSKNLHKEKETWWDIVFESDADSMSVEEIFFFTDIPVSVNVREVAREDFADLFGAVDDADDLDEMIKTGEACPVKKLGEILVERGDVPSETIDAVLADQKPLGELLAEKGVVSKEKINSALAEQNAAKEFKTASRKTRNKVDAASSIRVSAEKLDYLVDLVGELVIVQAQISQVVSSKADPSLTALSEELERLSDELRDSTLGIRMLPIGTTFSKFRRLVRDLSEDLGKEIDLHTNGAETELDKTVIERLGDPLVHLLRNSIDHGIEDPETRSAKGKSRRGSITLSAEHSGGDVMILIEDDGKGMSKEAIRSKAVEKGLISADQDLSDKEIFNLIFEPGFSTAKSVTNVSGRGVGMDVVKRAIDTLRGSIDINSKEGRGTVITIRLPLTLAIIDGLQVRVGDDYFVIPLSLVEECVELTNKDVEEANGQQFVNLRGEIVPYIRIREWFEVEGDSPPIEQIVITGLDGSRIGVVVDTVIGEHQTVIKSLGRVYRDVEGISGATIKGDGTLALILDIPKLFRTVLAEVKAAG